A single genomic interval of Alistipes provencensis harbors:
- a CDS encoding SusC/RagA family TonB-linked outer membrane protein, which translates to MKKLLTKVHWLCAVLVAVMLLQSGLAVAQKGGGGKFTLSGTVKGDGQPLVGATVVEPGTSNGTVTGADGKFSLSLSKRGASIQVSFIGYVTKTLTANADHLDISLDSDAQKIDEVMVVAYGTMRKRDVTGAITSISSDAIERRTPANVFEALQGQVAGVQISAGSGQPGESSQINIRGISTFSAEGVKPLYVVDGIPMEDIDGINPGDITSIEILKDAASAAMYGSRSANGVILITTKGGQEGAPRIDVKYLHTWGKLSHKLAQATRADRRKYDLLRRKYFQDNSIGSPDESFMIIQDSLNAAFNVDNDYQDILFQWAQKDQVDLSVSGGTKKMKYYGSTGYYNERGIVPNTNFQRLTARINADYTAADWLTLHSRVSLGYSQKNGINEGQLMTAMLSRRPYFNLYYPDGTLAGVFQGQKSPLAQVKYTTDRTEYYQGNLYQGFEIKLAKGLKFQTSINANLYLNKRQRVYPSMITDEWQKSNSGYAADNLNWNWLNENVLTYKNKWGNHNFEALLGFSEQQWRTDQTILSGINSSTDFIPTMNAFAANLTLSETGTWQTNHSMASFFARVGYDFKSKYLIQATFRRDGSSRFSKNNRWGNFPSVSAAWRLSDEGFMSFARRALDDAKIRVSWGITGNEQIGNYDYLYSYATGDIYDGVGGVYPARLAVDNLRWEETRQVDVGLDLSFFNSRLTITADYYDKYTDGLLANRELPKESGFSTMRTNVGEVSNRGFEFTIAGDLVRTKDFRWNASFNISRNWNTIEKLAEGEPYLENDLWWMAEGGSIGDFYGYKQINIFPYDESNAFTPDSWQQLTPVFENGSFSHYTLNGQVYNGSYVQKKLPNGKVFRGGDVNWEESAGSRDGIIDESDRMIIGNALPTYTGGLSTSFTYKNIGLFVSFYYSFGGQIYNYAEHQRNMFLYSSTTPSGHVINNIWTQQGDQALYPRPYNDEYNNARYANSFYVEDADYIRLSNIRLSYDLPERWLKALRIKALQVYIFGNNLMTWTSYSGYDPEFSSSNPLQIGRDTYRYPMKREFGVGANIKF; encoded by the coding sequence ATGAAGAAACTATTGACGAAAGTTCATTGGCTGTGTGCCGTCTTAGTGGCGGTAATGCTGCTGCAATCGGGACTTGCCGTCGCCCAGAAAGGTGGGGGGGGGAAATTCACCCTCTCAGGCACAGTCAAAGGTGACGGCCAGCCCCTCGTCGGCGCGACCGTAGTCGAGCCGGGCACGTCGAACGGCACGGTGACCGGTGCAGACGGTAAATTCTCGCTTTCGCTCTCGAAACGCGGGGCGTCCATTCAGGTATCCTTCATCGGATATGTGACCAAAACGCTCACCGCGAATGCCGATCATCTGGATATTTCGCTCGACTCCGACGCCCAGAAAATCGACGAAGTGATGGTCGTGGCCTACGGCACGATGCGCAAGCGCGACGTGACGGGCGCCATCACCTCGATCTCGTCGGACGCCATCGAGCGCAGAACCCCCGCGAACGTCTTCGAGGCCCTGCAGGGACAGGTTGCCGGCGTGCAGATCTCCGCAGGCTCGGGACAGCCGGGTGAAAGTTCGCAGATCAACATCCGCGGTATCTCGACCTTCTCGGCCGAGGGCGTGAAGCCGCTCTATGTGGTAGACGGTATTCCGATGGAGGACATCGACGGCATCAACCCCGGCGACATCACCTCGATCGAAATTCTCAAGGACGCCGCATCGGCCGCCATGTACGGATCGCGTTCGGCCAACGGCGTCATCCTCATCACCACCAAGGGCGGTCAGGAGGGAGCTCCCCGCATCGACGTGAAATACCTCCACACATGGGGCAAACTTTCGCACAAACTCGCGCAGGCCACGCGCGCCGACCGCCGCAAGTACGACCTGCTGCGCCGCAAATATTTCCAAGACAACTCGATCGGTTCGCCCGACGAGAGTTTCATGATTATTCAGGACTCGCTGAACGCCGCGTTCAACGTCGACAACGACTATCAGGACATTCTCTTCCAGTGGGCTCAGAAAGATCAGGTAGACCTGAGCGTCTCGGGCGGCACGAAGAAGATGAAGTATTACGGTTCGACCGGCTACTACAACGAGCGCGGTATCGTCCCCAACACCAATTTCCAGCGTCTGACGGCCCGCATCAACGCCGACTACACGGCTGCCGACTGGCTGACGCTCCACAGCCGCGTCTCGCTGGGCTACTCCCAGAAGAACGGCATCAACGAGGGCCAACTGATGACCGCGATGCTCTCGCGCCGTCCCTATTTCAACCTTTACTATCCCGACGGCACGCTGGCCGGCGTATTCCAAGGTCAGAAGAGTCCGCTGGCACAGGTGAAATACACCACCGACCGCACGGAATACTATCAGGGCAACCTTTATCAGGGCTTCGAGATCAAACTCGCCAAGGGCCTGAAATTCCAGACGAGCATCAACGCCAACCTCTACCTCAACAAGCGCCAGCGCGTCTACCCGAGTATGATTACCGACGAGTGGCAGAAGAGCAACAGCGGTTACGCCGCCGACAACCTCAACTGGAACTGGCTCAACGAGAACGTCCTGACCTATAAGAACAAGTGGGGCAACCACAATTTCGAAGCACTTCTGGGCTTCAGCGAGCAGCAGTGGCGCACCGACCAGACCATCCTCTCGGGTATCAACTCCTCGACGGACTTCATCCCCACGATGAACGCCTTCGCCGCCAACCTCACCCTGAGCGAGACGGGAACTTGGCAAACCAACCACTCGATGGCGTCGTTCTTCGCCCGCGTTGGCTACGACTTCAAGTCGAAATACCTGATTCAGGCCACCTTCCGCCGGGACGGTTCGTCGCGCTTCTCGAAGAACAACCGCTGGGGCAACTTCCCCTCGGTATCGGCCGCATGGCGCCTCTCGGACGAAGGCTTCATGAGCTTCGCCCGCCGTGCGCTCGACGACGCCAAGATCCGCGTCAGTTGGGGTATCACCGGTAACGAGCAGATCGGCAACTACGACTACCTCTATTCCTATGCCACGGGCGATATCTACGACGGCGTGGGCGGCGTCTATCCCGCACGCCTCGCGGTGGACAACCTGCGCTGGGAGGAGACCCGTCAGGTGGACGTGGGTCTCGACCTGAGCTTCTTCAACAGCCGGCTCACCATCACGGCCGACTACTACGACAAGTACACCGACGGCCTGCTGGCCAACCGCGAGCTCCCGAAAGAGTCGGGTTTCTCGACCATGCGCACGAACGTCGGCGAGGTCAGCAACCGCGGTTTCGAGTTCACGATCGCCGGCGACCTCGTCCGCACGAAGGATTTCCGCTGGAACGCATCGTTCAACATCTCGCGCAACTGGAACACCATCGAGAAGCTCGCCGAGGGTGAGCCTTACCTCGAGAACGACCTCTGGTGGATGGCCGAAGGCGGTTCGATCGGCGATTTCTACGGCTACAAGCAGATCAACATCTTCCCCTACGACGAGTCGAACGCCTTCACGCCCGATTCATGGCAGCAGCTCACGCCCGTCTTCGAGAACGGCTCGTTCAGCCACTACACCCTCAACGGGCAGGTTTACAACGGCAGCTACGTCCAGAAGAAACTGCCCAACGGCAAGGTCTTCCGCGGCGGCGACGTCAACTGGGAGGAGTCCGCAGGCTCGCGCGACGGCATCATCGACGAGAGCGACCGCATGATTATCGGCAACGCCCTGCCCACCTACACCGGCGGTCTGAGCACCTCCTTCACCTACAAGAACATCGGACTGTTCGTATCGTTCTACTACTCGTTCGGCGGACAGATCTACAACTACGCCGAGCACCAGCGCAACATGTTCCTCTACAGCTCGACGACCCCCTCGGGCCATGTAATCAACAACATCTGGACCCAGCAGGGCGATCAGGCGCTCTACCCGCGCCCCTACAACGACGAGTACAACAACGCCCGTTACGCCAACTCGTTCTACGTCGAGGATGCCGACTACATCCGCCTGTCGAACATCCGCCTGTCGTACGACCTGCCCGAACGCTGGCTCAAGGCGCTGCGCATCAAGGCGCTGCAGGTCTACATCTTCGGCAACAACCTGATGACGTGGACCTCCTACAGCGGCTACGACCCCGAATTCTCGTCGTCGAACCCCCTGCAGATCGGCCGGGACACCTACCGTTACCCCATGAAACGTGAATTCGGCGTGGGTGCAAACATCAAATTCTAA
- a CDS encoding RagB/SusD family nutrient uptake outer membrane protein, giving the protein MKKIQYILAAVLLVSGASSCESFLDEQPVSEIPADQMWTSSRDAKAGVSQMYNYFRSAMRENYFYWGEFRSDDFEPGASTAATQQRVIDNQLTTDLNCAKWTGLYKVINQANLCIKYLPGVDMPSVSDRNDLLGQAYGMRALAYLYAVRVWGDVPLFTEPNEEYSPDIYRERTDKEYILREVILEDAKKAESLLDRTKNKERKRISPYGAWAIMADTYMWLKEYSLADQTIEKMKNNTTFMAFEPSIDTWKKMFAEELNNKASDNTPENDEYSTKEFIFVVHFNMDEVGTNGYSYMYQWFTGSGNRAAVVSEVLRNKYDQEKDLRFPIVTKNYQSGWELRKYIAGDISSTLNKTCEVAYPIYRYSDMLLLQAEAQARQSKWEEALDLVKPIRTRAGLETPSAADFADEESLVDFILDERQRELVGEGRRWFDLVRTGRWKSVMGPINGCKDDGNELFPIHFSHLDQNKKLVQNSYYATSK; this is encoded by the coding sequence ATGAAAAAGATACAATACATACTTGCCGCCGTCCTGCTGGTTTCGGGAGCCTCCTCCTGCGAGTCGTTCCTCGACGAACAGCCCGTCAGCGAAATTCCCGCCGACCAGATGTGGACCTCCTCGCGCGACGCCAAAGCCGGCGTAAGCCAGATGTACAACTATTTCCGCTCGGCCATGCGCGAAAACTACTTCTACTGGGGCGAGTTCCGCTCGGACGACTTCGAACCCGGAGCTTCGACGGCAGCCACCCAGCAGCGCGTCATCGACAACCAGTTGACCACCGACCTCAACTGCGCCAAGTGGACGGGACTTTATAAGGTCATCAACCAAGCCAATCTCTGCATCAAGTACCTCCCGGGCGTCGACATGCCGTCGGTATCGGACCGCAACGACCTGCTGGGACAGGCTTACGGCATGCGTGCGCTGGCTTACCTCTACGCCGTGCGCGTCTGGGGCGACGTGCCCCTGTTCACCGAGCCCAACGAGGAGTACAGCCCGGACATCTACCGCGAACGCACCGATAAGGAGTACATCCTGCGCGAAGTGATCCTCGAGGACGCCAAGAAAGCCGAATCGCTGCTCGACCGCACGAAGAACAAGGAGCGCAAGCGCATCTCGCCTTACGGCGCGTGGGCGATCATGGCCGACACCTACATGTGGCTCAAGGAGTACAGCCTCGCCGACCAGACCATCGAGAAGATGAAGAACAACACGACGTTCATGGCTTTCGAGCCGAGCATCGACACATGGAAGAAGATGTTCGCCGAGGAGCTAAACAACAAGGCCAGCGACAACACCCCCGAGAACGACGAGTACAGCACCAAGGAGTTCATCTTCGTCGTGCATTTCAACATGGACGAGGTGGGCACCAACGGTTACAGCTACATGTACCAGTGGTTCACCGGTTCGGGCAACCGCGCCGCCGTGGTTTCCGAAGTCCTGCGCAACAAGTACGATCAGGAAAAGGACCTGCGCTTCCCGATCGTGACGAAGAACTACCAGTCGGGCTGGGAGCTGCGCAAATACATCGCGGGAGACATCTCGTCGACGCTCAACAAGACCTGCGAGGTCGCCTACCCCATCTACCGCTATTCGGACATGCTGCTGCTTCAGGCCGAGGCTCAAGCCCGCCAGAGCAAGTGGGAGGAGGCTCTCGATCTGGTGAAGCCGATCCGCACGCGCGCCGGACTCGAGACCCCTTCGGCCGCCGATTTCGCCGACGAGGAGTCGCTCGTGGACTTCATCCTCGACGAGCGCCAGCGGGAGCTGGTCGGCGAAGGCCGCCGCTGGTTCGACCTCGTGCGCACGGGCCGCTGGAAGAGCGTCATGGGGCCCATCAACGGCTGCAAGGACGACGGCAACGAGCTCTTCCCGATCCATTTTTCCCATCTGGACCAGAACAAGAAACTGGTGCAGAACAGCTACTATGCAACGAGTAAATAA
- a CDS encoding hybrid sensor histidine kinase/response regulator transcription factor: MKRLRYLLLALLLGCLVPGLSAAPADVPRGTTPAPLRSLDGRAVFNVAKDADGYVWMVTRTGASRFDGRSVRYYPLVGSELLTDGDGHQTALRIDREGRLWVFTDSGKLFCYNPWSDSFEQRLNLPDYDPGVLLNDIFFDAAGRLWLGTTAGLLEADARTFSPDREHTSLRLAGHNVNCIVPLADDNLAVGTNEGISLLSGGTPLSDGERILAEHNVTSIYYDSRSGLLWAGTFGSGLRLWDLTAGREAGAPWLRHIPASPIRVIRPMGGDKLLAGIDGGGVYLLDLQARRAARYLSENEEFGGQLRGNGVYDLLPDGEHVWVATYTGGISLVDVSDKFCLISRTPFGDPGQSLGDNHVNAVLEDRDGDMWFATNHGVSLWRVRENRWSQLIRDDNTYLTLCETTDGRVWCGGYSTGVHLLDKRGGGRVVRSVRSLGGGSRADCIYASLVDDDGNVWFGGLNNRLTCLHGGGQTAYDIRGVNSVVRVDADRLMVNTTRGFCLLNRRNGTFRRLFADPDDYGVRSNSFIYNSIALGDELWFGTSGGGLNLFDLGDGTVRNFTMEDGLPSNFIFSIQQDRAGNLWISTDGGICCFDPRERRLLFNIGQPPVSQFVFSSGCTLRDGRIAFGSIAGCLLFDPQVIRPASPKVEFRFTEFRLFYEPVTAQSAPGVLTAPIDRVEHIRLRHRQNTFSFGFTALDLYHSDKYLYTYRLEGFDGKWLPAGSYSGAEYTNIPPGEYRFRVRCIDKESRAVLVERAIGLRVLPPWWATGTAMAVYLLALLALLCAAARWWQRRQERRHMDEKLSLFIDIAHDIRTPLSLVIAPLRDLSRETLSEQGAYCLDLARQNCEKLFSMVQGLLDIHKMEIAASAVVPSAVCPGKLLRRKCDEFEPMAARKGVTLCLEDGTDGVVVMVDFDKFNHVLDNLLSNAVKYTPRGGRVTVRLSRSGKKLVFEVCDTGIGIAEGDRKHIFRKFYRSQNAVQTGEIGSGVGLVITRRLVGRMKGTLAFDSREGEGTVFRLTLPCVEAPAEAAVAVPKGPDPVPEGEPGGGEELCEGMDRVLVVEDNADMRSYLSYSLSSDYKVYAVASGEEALAFLAGHSVDIVISDVMMGGGISGIELCARLKGDIATSHLFVILLTACTRQESILSGFESGANDYITKPFSIDVLHMKLNNLMQTRRIIREQGNAVVERMASPGEASEVAPAINGIDNDFLRRSIEVVAANLSDSAFSINDLCREMAVSRTLMYEKLRALAGQSPSDFIRGIRLRRAYELLQSADHSVAEVAVLAGFSDAKYFSTVFKKHFGESPSQVPQSRRSASRRG, encoded by the coding sequence ATGAAGAGACTCAGATACCTGCTGTTGGCGCTGCTGCTGGGGTGCCTCGTTCCGGGGCTTTCCGCGGCTCCCGCCGATGTCCCGAGGGGCACGACGCCCGCTCCGCTGCGTTCGCTCGACGGGCGGGCCGTGTTCAACGTGGCCAAAGACGCCGACGGCTATGTGTGGATGGTCACCCGCACGGGTGCGAGCCGTTTCGACGGCCGTTCGGTACGCTATTACCCGCTGGTCGGCTCCGAACTGCTGACCGACGGCGACGGCCACCAGACGGCCCTGCGCATCGACCGCGAGGGGCGTCTGTGGGTCTTTACCGACAGCGGCAAACTCTTCTGCTACAACCCTTGGTCCGACTCCTTCGAACAGCGGCTCAACCTGCCGGACTACGATCCCGGGGTGCTGCTCAACGACATCTTCTTCGATGCCGCCGGCCGGCTGTGGCTCGGCACGACCGCGGGGCTTCTCGAAGCCGACGCCCGGACCTTCTCGCCCGACCGGGAACATACCTCCCTCCGTCTGGCAGGACACAACGTCAACTGCATCGTGCCCCTCGCCGACGACAATCTGGCCGTCGGGACGAATGAGGGCATTTCCCTGCTGTCGGGCGGCACACCCCTTTCCGACGGTGAGCGCATACTGGCGGAGCACAACGTGACGTCGATCTATTACGATAGCCGGAGCGGCTTGCTCTGGGCGGGGACTTTCGGTTCGGGACTGCGGTTGTGGGACCTCACGGCAGGGCGCGAGGCCGGGGCTCCGTGGCTGCGGCACATTCCCGCCAGCCCGATCCGCGTGATCCGGCCGATGGGCGGCGACAAACTGCTGGCGGGGATCGACGGCGGCGGCGTCTACCTGCTCGACCTGCAGGCCCGGCGTGCGGCGCGCTACCTCTCGGAGAACGAGGAGTTCGGCGGCCAGCTCAGGGGCAACGGCGTCTACGACCTGCTGCCCGACGGCGAACACGTCTGGGTGGCCACCTATACGGGCGGCATCTCGCTGGTCGATGTTTCGGACAAATTCTGCCTGATCTCCCGGACGCCTTTCGGCGACCCCGGGCAGTCGCTGGGCGACAATCATGTCAACGCCGTGCTGGAGGACCGCGACGGCGACATGTGGTTTGCCACCAACCACGGCGTGAGCCTGTGGCGGGTGCGCGAGAACCGCTGGAGCCAGCTCATCCGCGACGACAACACCTACCTGACACTCTGCGAGACGACCGACGGGCGGGTCTGGTGCGGCGGATACAGCACGGGCGTCCATCTGCTCGACAAACGCGGGGGCGGTCGCGTCGTGCGGTCGGTCCGTTCGCTCGGGGGCGGCTCCCGGGCCGACTGCATCTACGCCTCGCTGGTCGACGACGACGGCAATGTCTGGTTCGGGGGCCTGAACAACCGCCTGACGTGTCTGCACGGCGGCGGGCAGACCGCTTACGACATCCGGGGCGTCAACTCCGTCGTGCGGGTCGATGCCGACCGGCTCATGGTCAACACCACACGGGGCTTCTGCCTGCTGAACCGCCGCAACGGCACTTTCCGCCGCCTGTTCGCCGATCCGGACGACTACGGCGTGCGTTCCAACAGCTTTATCTACAACAGCATCGCGCTCGGCGACGAACTCTGGTTCGGAACTTCGGGCGGAGGACTGAACCTCTTCGACCTCGGCGACGGGACGGTGCGCAACTTCACGATGGAGGACGGCCTGCCGTCGAATTTCATCTTCAGCATCCAGCAGGACCGCGCCGGGAACCTCTGGATCAGCACCGACGGCGGCATCTGCTGTTTCGATCCGCGCGAACGGCGTCTGCTGTTCAACATCGGGCAGCCGCCCGTCAGCCAGTTCGTCTTTTCGTCGGGCTGTACGCTGCGCGACGGCCGCATTGCCTTCGGCAGCATCGCCGGATGCCTGCTCTTCGACCCGCAGGTCATCCGCCCGGCCTCCCCGAAGGTGGAGTTCCGCTTCACGGAGTTTAGGCTCTTCTACGAACCCGTCACGGCGCAGTCGGCCCCCGGCGTGCTGACGGCTCCGATCGACCGGGTGGAGCACATCCGCCTGCGCCACCGCCAGAACACCTTCTCGTTCGGATTCACGGCGCTGGACCTCTACCATTCGGACAAATACCTTTATACCTATCGCCTCGAGGGCTTCGACGGGAAGTGGCTCCCGGCGGGCAGTTACAGCGGGGCGGAGTACACGAACATTCCTCCGGGGGAATATCGTTTCCGCGTGCGGTGTATCGACAAGGAGAGCCGCGCCGTGCTGGTGGAGCGGGCGATCGGACTCCGGGTCCTGCCGCCGTGGTGGGCCACGGGCACGGCGATGGCCGTCTACCTGCTGGCGCTGTTGGCATTGCTCTGTGCCGCGGCCCGCTGGTGGCAGCGCCGGCAGGAGCGCCGGCACATGGACGAGAAACTCTCGCTGTTCATCGACATCGCCCACGACATCCGCACGCCGCTGTCGCTCGTGATCGCACCCCTGCGCGACCTGAGCCGCGAGACGCTGAGCGAGCAGGGCGCCTACTGCCTCGATCTGGCCCGGCAGAACTGCGAAAAACTCTTCTCGATGGTGCAGGGATTGCTGGATATTCACAAGATGGAGATCGCGGCCTCGGCGGTCGTGCCTTCGGCAGTCTGCCCCGGGAAGCTCCTGCGCCGGAAATGCGACGAGTTCGAACCGATGGCCGCCCGCAAGGGGGTGACGCTCTGTCTGGAGGACGGAACGGACGGGGTCGTCGTCATGGTCGATTTCGACAAATTCAACCATGTGCTCGACAACCTTCTGTCGAATGCCGTGAAGTATACGCCCCGCGGCGGCCGGGTCACCGTGCGGCTGTCGCGCAGCGGCAAAAAACTCGTTTTCGAAGTCTGCGACACGGGCATCGGCATCGCCGAAGGCGACCGCAAGCATATTTTCCGCAAGTTCTACCGTTCGCAGAACGCCGTGCAGACCGGAGAGATCGGCAGCGGGGTGGGGCTGGTCATCACCCGCCGGCTGGTGGGCCGCATGAAAGGTACGCTGGCCTTCGACAGCCGCGAGGGCGAGGGCACCGTCTTCCGGCTGACGCTGCCCTGCGTCGAGGCCCCGGCCGAGGCCGCAGTGGCCGTTCCGAAAGGCCCGGACCCGGTGCCGGAGGGGGAGCCCGGTGGCGGCGAGGAGCTTTGCGAGGGCATGGACCGCGTGCTGGTCGTCGAGGACAACGCCGACATGCGCAGCTACCTTTCCTATTCGCTCTCGTCGGATTATAAGGTCTATGCCGTGGCGTCGGGCGAGGAGGCGCTGGCCTTCCTCGCCGGGCACAGCGTGGACATCGTGATCTCGGACGTCATGATGGGCGGCGGGATCTCCGGCATCGAACTCTGTGCGCGTCTCAAGGGCGACATCGCCACGTCGCACCTGTTCGTCATCCTGCTCACGGCCTGCACCCGGCAGGAGAGCATCCTGAGCGGTTTCGAATCGGGCGCCAACGACTACATCACCAAGCCTTTCAGCATCGACGTGCTGCACATGAAGCTCAACAACCTGATGCAGACCCGCCGCATCATCCGCGAGCAGGGCAATGCCGTTGTCGAGCGCATGGCATCTCCGGGAGAGGCTTCCGAGGTCGCCCCGGCCATCAACGGCATCGACAACGATTTCCTGCGCCGCAGTATTGAGGTCGTGGCCGCGAACCTCTCCGACAGCGCCTTTTCGATCAACGACCTGTGCCGCGAGATGGCTGTCAGCCGGACGCTGATGTACGAAAAACTGCGTGCGCTGGCCGGACAGTCGCCCAGCGACTTCATCCGCGGCATCCGCCTGCGCCGGGCCTACGAGTTGTTGCAGTCTGCCGACCACTCCGTGGCCGAGGTGGCGGTGCTGGCGGGCTTCTCCGACGCCAAATATTTCAGCACGGTCTTCAAAAAACATTTCGGCGAGAGCCCGAGCCAAGTCCCGCAATCGAGACGAAGTGCGTCTCGGCGAGGTTGA
- a CDS encoding glycoside hydrolase family 3 N-terminal domain-containing protein, with protein sequence MKTKLRHWTFFFAAAAIAAPGCSDNADPVYKDASQSVERRVDDLLSRMTLEEKVGQMCQYVGLNHMRQTAVVLSEAEMKKSHAMGFYADCPPERIEEMIREGITGSFLHVTSVEEANYIQSLALRSRLAIPVLIGIDAMHGTGLVRGATVYPTEIGQAASFNPALVEKIGRETALEMRASGSQWTFGPNIEVARDARWGRVGDTFGEDPYLVTQLGVAAVKGLQGADFTGEDYVIACAKHMAGGSQPVNGINGAPNDMSERTLREVFLPPFEKCVEAGIYTVMAAHNEYDGIPCHGSRFLLTDILRGEWGFDGFVVSDWMDIERMQDYHTTGATLRDVYSQTLDAGMDMHMHGPDFYYEVLEMVRDGVIPESRIEASVRPILAAKFRLGLFENPYVGEEKTRGTLFCEEHRATALDAARESIVLLENDGILPLDPAKYRRVLVTGPFADNQVQLGDWAFRQPEENVTTVWEGLQAVSPETQFTLCDLGWNVRNITPEQVRGAVRQAAGKDLAIVVVGENSLRYHWKEKTCGENSDRYDISLYGEQEPLIRALHATGIPVVVVMTNGRPLSTEWVSENVAALIEAWEPGSLGGQAVAEVLYGKVNPSGKMPISVPRHSGQIPVYYNHKFTHHWFPYATGKSSPLYEFGYGLSYTTFGYGDVELSAGTMAPDGQLTASVTLTNTGSTAGTEVVQLYLRDKVSSATRPVKELRDFRRVTLAPGESTRVEFTLTPDKLAYYDAKMHYGVEPGDFEVMIGSSSRDKDLRRAVFTVK encoded by the coding sequence ATGAAAACGAAACTTCGTCACTGGACTTTCTTCTTTGCGGCTGCCGCGATCGCGGCTCCGGGTTGCAGCGACAACGCCGACCCGGTCTACAAGGATGCTTCGCAGAGCGTCGAACGGCGCGTCGACGACCTCCTCTCCCGCATGACCCTCGAGGAGAAGGTCGGGCAGATGTGCCAGTACGTCGGCCTCAATCACATGCGACAGACTGCCGTGGTGCTCTCCGAGGCCGAGATGAAGAAAAGCCACGCCATGGGCTTCTATGCCGACTGTCCGCCCGAGCGGATCGAGGAGATGATCCGCGAGGGTATCACCGGTTCGTTCCTGCATGTGACGTCGGTCGAGGAGGCCAACTACATCCAGTCGCTGGCGCTCCGGAGCCGGCTGGCGATCCCGGTGCTGATCGGCATCGACGCCATGCACGGCACGGGGCTGGTCCGCGGGGCGACGGTCTATCCCACCGAGATCGGGCAGGCCGCCTCTTTCAACCCCGCGCTGGTCGAGAAAATCGGCCGGGAAACGGCCCTCGAAATGCGGGCTTCGGGTTCGCAGTGGACCTTCGGCCCGAATATCGAGGTGGCGCGCGACGCCCGCTGGGGGCGTGTCGGCGACACGTTCGGCGAAGACCCCTATCTGGTGACGCAGTTGGGCGTGGCGGCCGTGAAGGGATTGCAGGGGGCCGATTTCACGGGTGAGGATTACGTCATCGCCTGCGCCAAGCACATGGCGGGCGGCAGCCAGCCGGTGAACGGCATCAACGGTGCGCCGAACGACATGTCGGAGCGCACGCTGCGCGAGGTGTTCCTGCCGCCGTTCGAAAAGTGTGTCGAGGCGGGTATCTATACGGTGATGGCCGCCCACAACGAGTACGACGGCATTCCCTGCCACGGCAGCCGTTTTCTGCTGACCGACATCCTGCGCGGCGAATGGGGCTTCGACGGCTTCGTGGTGAGCGATTGGATGGATATCGAGCGCATGCAGGACTACCACACGACGGGGGCGACCCTGCGCGACGTCTATTCGCAGACGCTCGACGCCGGGATGGACATGCACATGCACGGTCCCGATTTCTATTACGAAGTGCTGGAAATGGTCCGGGACGGCGTCATTCCGGAGTCGCGCATCGAGGCTTCGGTGCGTCCCATCCTCGCGGCCAAATTCCGGCTGGGGCTCTTCGAAAACCCCTATGTCGGAGAGGAGAAGACCCGCGGCACGCTTTTCTGCGAGGAGCACCGCGCAACGGCGCTCGATGCCGCACGCGAGTCGATCGTGCTGCTGGAGAACGACGGCATCCTGCCGCTCGACCCGGCCAAATACCGCCGTGTGCTGGTGACGGGGCCTTTTGCCGACAATCAGGTGCAACTGGGCGACTGGGCTTTCAGACAGCCCGAGGAAAATGTCACGACCGTCTGGGAGGGTTTGCAGGCCGTGAGCCCCGAAACGCAGTTCACGCTTTGCGACTTGGGTTGGAACGTCCGGAACATAACTCCCGAACAGGTGCGCGGCGCCGTGCGTCAGGCCGCGGGCAAGGACCTCGCCATCGTGGTCGTCGGCGAGAACTCGCTGCGCTACCACTGGAAAGAGAAGACCTGCGGCGAGAACAGCGACCGCTACGACATCTCGCTCTACGGCGAGCAGGAGCCGCTCATCCGGGCGCTTCACGCCACGGGCATCCCGGTCGTGGTGGTGATGACCAACGGCCGCCCGCTCTCGACGGAGTGGGTTTCGGAGAACGTCGCTGCGCTCATCGAGGCGTGGGAACCCGGATCGCTGGGCGGTCAGGCCGTCGCCGAGGTTCTCTACGGCAAGGTGAACCCTTCGGGCAAAATGCCCATCTCCGTGCCGCGCCACTCGGGGCAGATTCCCGTCTACTACAACCATAAGTTCACCCACCACTGGTTCCCCTATGCCACGGGCAAGAGCTCGCCGCTCTACGAGTTCGGTTACGGACTGAGCTATACGACGTTCGGATACGGCGATGTGGAGCTTTCGGCCGGCACGATGGCCCCCGACGGACAGCTCACGGCCTCGGTCACGCTGACCAATACGGGCAGCACGGCCGGAACGGAGGTCGTGCAGCTCTACCTGCGCGACAAGGTCAGCTCGGCGACGCGTCCCGTCAAGGAGCTCAGGGATTTCCGCCGCGTGACCTTGGCCCCGGGCGAGAGCACCCGCGTGGAGTTCACGCTGACCCCCGACAAACTGGCCTATTACGACGCCAAGATGCACTACGGCGTGGAGCCGGGCGATTTCGAGGTGATGATCGGCTCCTCGTCGCGCGACAAGGACCTCCGGCGTGCCGTCTTTACGGTGAAGTGA